The stretch of DNA TCAGGGATGCGTTCGGCTCGGCCGGCGGTGACGACGAGTAACGCGTAGGGGCCGCACATCGTGATGTGCGGCCCCTTGAACGGATTCTTGTAAGCCCGGGAGGTCTCGGCCGGGAAGAGTCACTTTCGGCCCGTAGGGCTGCTTTTCAGGAACGCCGCGGCCCCCGGAGTCTTCCGGGGGCCGCTGGTGTCTCTGCTGGCGGGTTGGAGCCGGTCTTGACCTCGTGAACAGGGTCAGCTCTAGTCAGCGTTCATGCTCTGAAGCAGTAGGAATGTCAGGTGGGCCCGACCGAGGTCAGGTCGGCTAGAAGCGGTCGCTCCGAAGGTCCTGGAGGAAGGATCGCCACTCGCGCGGGGAGAACGAGAGGTGGCCGGCGTCCCTGTGCTGAGTGTCTCGGACGTCGGCACCGTCCACCCGCTCCCGGACTTCCACGCAGTTCGCCCCGTTGGCGCTGTAACTGCTCTTGTGCCAGGCGGTGTTCATGAGAGGTTCCCTAGTGCTTCCAATGAGAGCGTGACCGGCAGCGAAGCCGCCAAAGCGGACGTGAACCACGACATGAGCCGGTCGTGGGCCTCGGGTTCGTGCACCACGTTACCGTCGGCGTGATCACTGGCGACTGCCAGTTCCCCGGATCGAAGTTTGAAGACCATGAGCGGAGACGTCGGAACAAGCAGTGCGGTTCCGTCGGGCACGATGTGGACGGCAACACGTCCGGTATCGACCCATCGTAGAAGATGCCCCACCTGCATACGGCGGACGGGCTCCGGCACTCCAGAGACAGCCGACAGCGGGAAAACGGCTGTCACCTGCAAGTCGTCAAGCTCTGCCAGTCGGCCGCAGCGGAGTTCAACGAGCCGGTCGAGCTCATCCGCTGGGGCGAGCGGATGCCCCGTGCGGAAGACGGCACGCGCGTACGCCTCGCACTGGAGGTAGCCGGGAACCAGAGACGGCGTGGCGATGGACAGTTGTCGCGCGCCGCGTTCGATGGCATCGAGGTCGCGCGCCCACTCGGGTAACCCGGTCCCGGTCGCCGAGCGGCGCCACGCAGTGAGCAGCTCGCCATTCGCCTCTAGGCTGCGTCGAGACGTTCCGCGTTATCCCGCTTCGGTAGCGAGCCGCCTTTCTCCCAGCGGTTGACGCTGGAATGGGCCGTACCGCTCCGCTGTGCGAGTTGAAGTTGGGTCAACCCTGCTAGTTCGCGGAATTGGGTGAGGGATTTCAGAGAAGGGGGTAGGCAACACGCCGCACACGATACCGGCCTGATCCCAGTTCGGTACGGCTAATTCGAGAAAATCCTAAGACGCTATGGGATCACTTCGCGCCTCCCCAAGCTGGGGTCATCGGCCCCTTGGAGACGTGCGAAGTGGAGACCGGCGCATGAGACTCACCCAAGACCCCCGGGGGAACCCCCGACACCTGGAGCTGCGAGACGAGTCCACTTCGCGGGGACGTTCTGCGTCCCGCGAGTCCGCGCTTTCCTCGGGTTTCTTCATGCGTAGCCGATGGCCCGGCTGGGCGTTCGGCACTCTTCCCGATGGGCGCCGCTACGCCCGCCGCGGCCGCCGGATCGTGGCCGGCCCGTCCCTGGGCTACCTCGACCGCGTGCTCTGGTCGGAGCCGCCGGCCGCCGCCGCGGTCGCCCGAGAGTGGGAGGTGGCCGCATGACCGCCCCCGTCGACTACCTGCCGGCCCCCGCGAGATGGCTCGCGTGGCAGATGCCGGACAGCGGACGCGTCTACGCGATGCCGCGCGGGGACCGGTGGTGGCCGTGGGGGCTGCTCACCCCCGGACACCCGGACCCCCAGACCGTCGCCGCGGTGATCGAGGACGCCGAAGCTCGGGCTCGGGAGCTGTGGCGGCTGCGGTGGCAGCCGCCGGCCCGGCCGGAGGGGGTGACGGTCCGGTGAGCGTGATCGACCGGCACCCGTACCCCGAACTGCGCGATGCGTACTCCGGCCGCGGGTGGACGTTCTTCCGCACCGACCGCGAGCCCGGCGAGGCTCCCATCGTGCACGCCGTGTTCGCCCGAACCCTCCCGTGCGCCGAGGCGCTCGGCGTCGAGGAGCACATCGCCGCCCCGCTCGCCGAACTGCGGGCCGAGCTCGCCCGGCAGGCGGCCGCGATCGAGAAGCACGCCGAGACGTGCCGCCCCTGTGCGCACGTCGTCGAGATGGCGCGGCGGAGCGCCACAGGCACCCTGCTGCCCTGACCCCCGAGACCGACCCGTGCAGCGCGAGCCGCACGGGCCCGCCGACGCCCTGTCGCCCGCCCGGTGCTGGAAACCAGGGCGGGCGACGGGGCCACCACCCCCGACACCGGAAGGAGGACACAGAACCACACCGGGAAGAACAAGCACAGGGCGCAACGCCCTCACCCCCGAGGGAAGGAAACGCGAGATGCAGTTCCACAACCCGTTCCCCCTCGGCCCGACGGCCGGATCGGCGGAGCTCCTCGACGCCCCCGAGACGCCGTTCGGCGCCCGGTTCGCACGCCACGCCCCGGCCGACCCCGACCAGGTCGCCGAGGCCGGCCGCGCCTACCTCGACCCGGATCGACAGATCGCCATGGTCGAGGTCGACGGCGCCACGGTGCCGATGATGAAGCGGTCGTCCGGCCAGACGTCGACGACCACGTCGAGCCAGGATCGCCAGAGCGGCGACGACGACACCGACGTCGGCAGCAACGGATAGCCGATGGCGGTTCTGTTCCTCACTCGTGAGTTCGATCCGACCTCGGATCACGTCATCGAGGAGCTGAACCGGCGCGGGGCGCCGGTCCTGCGAGCCGATGTCGCCGACTTCCCCATGAACCTTGGGTTCACGGCGACGCTCGACGGCTCGGCTTGGGCCGGCGCCCTCCGCGTTCGGGGACGCACCCTCGACCTGTCCGACGTGACGGGCATCTACTACCGGCGCCCGACCGGGTTCCGCTTCCCCGAGGGGATGAGCGGGCCGCACCGGGAGTGGGCCGAGGTCGAGGCCCGCCTCGGCTTCCTCGGCACGCTCGCCGCGGTGCCGCGGTGGCTCAACCACCCCGCCCGGATCGCCGCGGCCGAGTACAAACCGGTGCAGCTCGCACTCGCGCGCGAGCTCGGTATGCGGGTGCCGCGCACCGTCGTGACCAACGACGGCGCCGACGCGAGGGCGTTCGCCGAGACCATCGATGGCGAGGCCATCTACAAACCCTTCTCTCCGCGCGGCGTCATCGCCGAGGACGGCCGGCAGGATCTCGTGTTCGCCACCCGGGTCACCCCCGAGGAGCTTGACGACCCCGGGCTCGGGCTCACCGCTCACATGGTTCAGGAGTACATCGCCCACGACTTCGCCGTGCGGTCGACCGTGGTCGACCGGCAGGTGTTCGCCGCGGCGATCCACGCCGGCTCGGCCGCGGCCGAGACCGACTGGTGCTCCGACTACGACGCTCTCACCTACGAACCCATCACGCCGCCGGACTCGGTGCGGGAAGCTGTTCTCGCGTTCACGGCGCGGCTCGGGCTGCGGTTCGGCGCGTTCGATTTCCTG from Nocardiopsis composta encodes:
- a CDS encoding DUF397 domain-containing protein encodes the protein MNTAWHKSSYSANGANCVEVRERVDGADVRDTQHRDAGHLSFSPREWRSFLQDLRSDRF
- a CDS encoding Scr1 family TA system antitoxin-like transcriptional regulator; protein product: MLTAWRRSATGTGLPEWARDLDAIERGARQLSIATPSLVPGYLQCEAYARAVFRTGHPLAPADELDRLVELRCGRLAELDDLQVTAVFPLSAVSGVPEPVRRMQVGHLLRWVDTGRVAVHIVPDGTALLVPTSPLMVFKLRSGELAVASDHADGNVVHEPEAHDRLMSWFTSALAASLPVTLSLEALGNLS
- a CDS encoding helix-turn-helix domain-containing protein — translated: MTQLQLAQRSGTAHSSVNRWEKGGSLPKRDNAERLDAA
- the tgmA gene encoding putative ATP-grasp-modified RiPP, which gives rise to MQFHNPFPLGPTAGSAELLDAPETPFGARFARHAPADPDQVAEAGRAYLDPDRQIAMVEVDGATVPMMKRSSGQTSTTTSSQDRQSGDDDTDVGSNG
- the tgmB gene encoding ATP-grasp ribosomal peptide maturase, with product MAVLFLTREFDPTSDHVIEELNRRGAPVLRADVADFPMNLGFTATLDGSAWAGALRVRGRTLDLSDVTGIYYRRPTGFRFPEGMSGPHREWAEVEARLGFLGTLAAVPRWLNHPARIAAAEYKPVQLALARELGMRVPRTVVTNDGADARAFAETIDGEAIYKPFSPRGVIAEDGRQDLVFATRVTPEELDDPGLGLTAHMVQEYIAHDFAVRSTVVDRQVFAAAIHAGSAAAETDWCSDYDALTYEPITPPDSVREAVLAFTARLGLRFGAFDFLVTPGGEWVFLEINPNGQWAWIPDIAPKIAAALATALQEGPPGDR